The following proteins come from a genomic window of Pseudomonas marvdashtae:
- a CDS encoding hemolysin family protein, whose amino-acid sequence MDPSPGLSLATLFAEFGMILFALILVLLNGFFVAAEFAMVKLRSTRVEAIAEQNGWRGHILRTVHSQLDAYLSACQLGITLASLGLGWVGEPAFAHILEPLLGAVGVQSPEVIKGVSFFTAFFIISYLHIVVGELAPKSWAIRKPELLSLWTAVPLYLFYWAMYPAIYLLNASANAILRIAGQGEPGPHHEHHYSREELKLILHSSRGQDPSDQGMRVLASAVEMGELEVVDWANSREDLVTLEFNAPLKEILAMFRRHKFSRYPVYDSERQEFVGLLHIKDLLLELAALDHIPESFNLAELTRPLERVSRHMPLSQLLEQFRKGGSHFAVVEEADGNIIGYLTMEDVLEVLVGDIQDEHRKAERGILAYQPGKLLVRGDTPLFKVERLLGIDLDHIEAETLAGLVYETLKRVPEEEEVLEVEGLRIIIKKMKGPKIILAKVLMLD is encoded by the coding sequence ATGGACCCTTCCCCTGGCTTGTCCCTCGCTACACTCTTCGCCGAATTCGGCATGATTCTTTTTGCTCTGATCCTGGTCCTGCTCAACGGATTTTTCGTTGCGGCTGAATTCGCCATGGTCAAGCTGCGCTCGACCCGGGTCGAGGCCATCGCTGAGCAGAACGGCTGGCGCGGGCACATCCTGCGCACCGTCCATAGCCAGCTAGATGCCTACCTGTCAGCCTGCCAACTGGGTATCACCCTGGCTTCGCTGGGCCTGGGCTGGGTCGGCGAACCGGCGTTCGCACACATTCTCGAGCCGTTGTTGGGCGCGGTCGGCGTCCAGTCGCCGGAAGTGATCAAGGGTGTGTCGTTCTTCACCGCGTTCTTCATCATTTCCTATTTGCACATCGTGGTCGGTGAACTGGCGCCCAAGTCATGGGCGATCCGCAAACCCGAGCTGCTGTCGCTGTGGACGGCTGTGCCGCTGTACCTGTTCTACTGGGCGATGTACCCGGCAATCTACCTGCTCAACGCCAGCGCCAACGCCATCCTGCGCATCGCCGGCCAAGGCGAGCCCGGCCCGCATCACGAACACCATTACAGTCGCGAGGAGCTGAAGCTGATCCTGCACTCCAGCCGCGGCCAGGACCCGAGCGACCAAGGCATGCGCGTGCTCGCCTCCGCCGTGGAAATGGGCGAACTGGAAGTCGTGGACTGGGCCAACTCCCGGGAAGACCTGGTGACGCTGGAGTTCAACGCACCGCTCAAGGAAATCCTGGCGATGTTCCGTCGCCACAAGTTCAGCCGTTATCCGGTGTACGACAGCGAGCGCCAGGAGTTCGTCGGCCTGCTGCACATCAAGGACCTGCTGCTGGAACTGGCGGCCCTGGATCACATTCCCGAGTCGTTCAACCTGGCCGAACTGACCCGGCCGCTGGAACGCGTGTCGCGGCACATGCCGCTGTCGCAATTGCTGGAGCAGTTCCGCAAGGGCGGCTCGCATTTCGCCGTGGTCGAGGAAGCCGACGGCAACATCATCGGCTACCTGACCATGGAAGACGTACTGGAAGTGCTGGTGGGCGATATCCAGGACGAACACCGCAAGGCCGAGCGCGGCATCCTCGCCTATCAGCCGGGCAAGCTGCTGGTACGCGGCGACACGCCGTTGTTCAAGGTCGAGCGCCTGCTTGGAATCGACCTGGATCACATCGAGGCGGAAACCCTGGCAGGGTTGGTCTACGAAACCCTGAAACGGGTGCCGGAAGAGGAAGAAGTGCTGGAAGTCGAAGGCCTGCGGATCATCATCAAGAAGATGAAAGGGCCGAAGATCATCTTGGCGAAGGTGTTGATGCTCGATTGA
- a CDS encoding peptidoglycan DD-metalloendopeptidase family protein, with protein sequence MLVPLLFACGLVLAVTPALAMTIYKSTDANGVVSYSDRPSKGSQVFVFRDRMVERLERQVFLDIKKQKGADAVYVRNDLYAPVEIELSFAGLRNVSGAPSRPIRRVLPARSNLRLALLTATRPGRPLVYTPRFEYSLGDPAGAAQAYRYPLPWRGGPFRLSQGANGQYSHYGPKNRYAMDIAMPEGTPIIAARGGVVVKTENEQTGRGTDPSGNFVRVLHDDGTMGVYLHLQKGSVGVREGQRVSVGTPLALSGNTGNSSGPHLHFVVQRNTGLGLVSIPYQFNQPVGDLPNFAVGKQ encoded by the coding sequence ATGCTCGTGCCGTTGCTGTTCGCCTGTGGTCTCGTCCTGGCCGTCACCCCGGCCCTGGCCATGACTATCTATAAATCCACCGATGCCAATGGCGTGGTCTCCTACAGCGACCGCCCCAGCAAAGGCTCCCAGGTGTTCGTGTTCCGTGATCGCATGGTCGAGCGCCTGGAGCGGCAGGTGTTTCTCGACATCAAAAAGCAAAAGGGCGCGGACGCGGTGTATGTGCGTAACGACCTGTATGCACCGGTGGAGATCGAATTGAGTTTCGCCGGGCTGCGCAATGTCAGCGGTGCTCCGAGCCGGCCGATTCGCCGTGTGTTGCCGGCGCGCAGCAACCTGCGCCTGGCGCTGCTGACGGCCACTCGGCCCGGAAGGCCGCTGGTGTATACCCCAAGGTTCGAATATTCCCTGGGCGATCCGGCAGGCGCGGCGCAGGCGTATCGCTACCCGTTGCCTTGGCGAGGCGGGCCGTTTCGACTGAGCCAGGGCGCCAACGGCCAATACAGTCACTACGGGCCGAAGAACCGCTACGCCATGGACATCGCCATGCCCGAGGGCACGCCGATCATCGCGGCGCGGGGCGGCGTGGTGGTCAAGACCGAAAACGAGCAGACCGGGCGCGGCACCGACCCGTCCGGCAACTTCGTGCGCGTGCTGCACGATGACGGGACCATGGGCGTCTACCTGCACTTGCAAAAGGGGTCGGTGGGCGTACGAGAAGGGCAACGGGTGTCGGTGGGCACGCCATTGGCTTTATCGGGCAACACCGGCAACAGCTCCGGCCCGCACCTGCACTTCGTGGTGCAGCGCAATACCGGGCTGGGACTGGTGTCGATTCCCTACCAGTTCAACCAACCGGTGGGCGACTTGCCCAACTTTGCGGTGGGCAAGCAATAG
- a CDS encoding response regulator — protein MSKVSVLVVDDASFIRDLVKKCLRNYFPGIRIEDAVNGKKAQALLAREAFDLVLCDWEMPEMSGLELLTWCRQQDNLKGMPFVMVTSRGDKENVVQAIQAGVSGYVSKPFTNEQLLTKVKQVMHKAGKLETLMNSAPTKMNSAFGNDSLSALTGGKPPVAAVASAPAVNPFAKPAAAPAPAAAAAPARGLLNSPPVKAPAAAASTTNRGQGQLRLSSGTQQCVIKALSLKEALLVVKRTDTLPQVLESAVLDMEQGDNAETARLNGYLHAIVAHEQTPDSEWLQLTFRFVDKDPQKLDYISRLIARGTAQKHFVPGA, from the coding sequence ATGAGTAAGGTCAGTGTGTTGGTCGTGGACGATGCTTCGTTCATTCGTGATTTGGTGAAGAAGTGCCTGCGCAACTACTTCCCAGGCATCCGCATCGAAGACGCGGTGAACGGCAAGAAAGCCCAGGCCCTGCTGGCCCGTGAAGCGTTTGACTTGGTGCTGTGCGACTGGGAAATGCCGGAGATGTCCGGCCTGGAACTGTTGACCTGGTGCCGCCAGCAAGACAACCTCAAGGGCATGCCGTTCGTCATGGTGACCAGCCGTGGCGACAAGGAAAACGTGGTCCAGGCGATCCAGGCCGGCGTTTCCGGCTATGTCAGCAAGCCCTTCACCAACGAGCAACTTCTCACCAAGGTCAAACAGGTGATGCACAAGGCCGGCAAGCTCGAGACCTTGATGAACAGCGCCCCGACCAAGATGAATTCAGCCTTCGGCAATGATTCCCTCAGCGCCCTGACGGGTGGCAAGCCTCCGGTTGCGGCCGTTGCGTCGGCGCCTGCGGTGAATCCTTTTGCCAAGCCAGCCGCCGCCCCGGCTCCCGCAGCCGCTGCCGCTCCGGCCCGTGGTTTGCTCAACAGCCCACCCGTCAAGGCACCGGCCGCCGCCGCTTCGACGACCAACCGTGGCCAAGGCCAGTTGCGCCTGTCCAGCGGCACCCAGCAATGCGTGATCAAGGCCCTGAGCCTCAAGGAAGCGCTGTTGGTGGTCAAACGCACCGACACCCTGCCACAGGTGCTTGAAAGCGCCGTGCTGGACATGGAGCAGGGCGACAACGCCGAAACCGCTCGCCTGAACGGTTACCTGCACGCCATCGTCGCCCACGAACAAACCCCCGACAGCGAGTGGCTGCAACTGACCTTCCGCTTCGTCGACAAAGACCCGCAGAAACTCGACTACATCTCCCGCCTGATCGCCCGCGGCACCGCGCAGAAGCACTTCGTTCCGGGCGCCTGA
- the phoU gene encoding phosphate signaling complex protein PhoU, producing MISKEGLTHHISAQFNAELEEVRSHLLAMGGLVEKQVNDAVTALIEADSGLAQQVREIDDQINQMERNIDEECLRILARRQPAASDLRLIISISKSVIDLERIGDEATKIARRAIQLCEEGEAPRGYVEVRHIGDQVRNMVRDALDAFARFDADLALSVAQYDKIIDREYKTALRELATYMMEDPRSISRVLSIIWVLRSLERIGDHARNISELVIYLVRGTDVRHMGLKRMKEEVEGTPSETANVPGETDDK from the coding sequence ATGATTAGTAAAGAAGGCCTCACCCACCACATTTCCGCGCAGTTCAACGCCGAGCTGGAAGAGGTGCGCAGCCACCTGCTGGCCATGGGCGGGCTGGTGGAAAAACAGGTCAATGACGCGGTGACCGCGCTGATCGAGGCCGATTCCGGCCTGGCCCAGCAAGTGCGCGAGATCGACGACCAGATCAACCAGATGGAACGCAACATCGACGAAGAGTGCCTGCGCATCCTGGCCCGTCGTCAACCGGCGGCGTCCGACCTGCGCCTGATCATCAGCATCTCCAAGTCGGTGATCGACCTGGAGCGGATCGGCGACGAAGCCACCAAGATTGCCCGTCGGGCCATCCAGTTGTGCGAAGAAGGCGAAGCGCCACGCGGTTACGTCGAAGTCCGCCATATCGGTGACCAGGTGCGCAACATGGTCCGCGATGCGCTGGACGCCTTCGCCCGTTTCGACGCCGACCTTGCGCTGTCGGTGGCCCAGTACGACAAGATCATCGACCGCGAATACAAGACTGCCCTGCGTGAGCTGGCGACCTACATGATGGAAGACCCGCGCTCCATCTCCCGGGTGTTGAGCATCATCTGGGTGCTGCGTTCCCTGGAGCGTATCGGCGATCATGCGCGCAACATCTCGGAACTGGTGATCTACCTGGTGCGTGGCACCGACGTGCGGCATATGGGGCTCAAGCGGATGAAGGAGGAAGTTGAAGGCACCCCGTCCGAAACCGCTAATGTTCCCGGTGAAACTGACGATAAGTAA
- the pstB gene encoding phosphate ABC transporter ATP-binding protein PstB, translated as MQHEAHTHGINMSALGRDKQSLNLASETVAIEVPGLNLFYGQKQALYDVSLNIPKQRVTAFIGPSGCGKSTLLRTFNRMNDLVDGCRVEGEINLYGNNIYRKGEDVAELRRRVGMVFQKPNPFPKTIYENVVYGLRIQGINKKRVLDEAVEWALKGAALWDEVKDRLHESALGLSGGQQQRLVIARTIAVEPEVLLLDEPCSALDPISTLKVEELIYELKSKFTIVIVTHNMQQAARVSDYTAFMYMGKLVEFGDTDTLFTNPAMKQTEDYITGRYG; from the coding sequence ATGCAACACGAAGCACATACACACGGCATCAACATGTCGGCCCTGGGCCGCGACAAGCAGAGCCTGAACCTGGCTTCGGAAACCGTCGCCATCGAAGTGCCCGGCTTGAACCTGTTCTACGGCCAGAAGCAGGCGCTGTATGACGTCAGCCTGAACATACCGAAACAGCGCGTTACCGCGTTCATCGGCCCGTCGGGCTGCGGCAAGTCGACGTTGCTGCGGACCTTCAACCGCATGAATGACTTGGTGGACGGTTGCCGCGTCGAAGGCGAAATCAATCTCTACGGCAATAACATCTACCGTAAGGGCGAAGACGTCGCCGAGCTGCGTCGCCGGGTGGGCATGGTGTTCCAGAAACCTAACCCGTTCCCGAAGACCATCTATGAGAACGTGGTCTACGGCCTGCGCATCCAGGGCATCAACAAAAAACGCGTGCTCGATGAAGCCGTGGAATGGGCGCTCAAGGGCGCGGCGCTGTGGGATGAGGTCAAGGACCGCCTGCATGAGTCGGCCCTGGGCCTGTCCGGCGGCCAGCAACAACGCCTGGTGATTGCCCGCACCATCGCCGTGGAACCGGAAGTGCTGTTGCTCGACGAACCGTGCTCGGCCCTCGATCCGATCTCGACGCTGAAGGTCGAAGAGCTGATCTATGAGCTCAAGTCCAAGTTCACCATCGTCATCGTGACCCACAACATGCAACAGGCGGCTCGGGTATCCGACTACACCGCGTTCATGTACATGGGCAAGCTGGTGGAATTCGGCGACACCGATACCCTGTTTACCAATCCGGCCATGAAGCAGACCGAGGACTACATCACCGGTCGTTACGGCTAG
- the pstA gene encoding phosphate ABC transporter permease PstA translates to MKQNSLKGWFKSGAPGVWISGGAVSIAVIMTIGLLAVIAVRGLGHFWPADLIHASYTVPGMPAHLVVGEVVQKEEVPRERLKSAGLPVPNEGPEFMTRELVKVGNRDLNGTDFTWIVGDWLTNQTTPPELMALERREWGNFYGYLVNVKEQGKVIAEGESAWPQLQARIQRVNELADELKTLEKSDIGAINAGLERIRLHGRKLELEGKLDATAQADLESERAELNARYKDIEARLADLHAQFNRDSLTARDANGKEVEIEIGKVVHAYQPNGMGTFTKIGFYFSKVWEFLSDDPREANTEGGIFPAIFGTVMMTLIMAMIVTPFGVLAAVYLREYARQGPMTRLIRIAVNNLAGVPAIVYGVFGLGFFVYVLGGSVDRLFFPEALPAPTFGTPGLLWASLTLALLAVPVVIVATEEGLARIPRTVREGSLALGATKAETLWKIVLPMASPAMMTGMILAVARAAGEVAPLMLVGVVKLAPSLPLDGNYPYLHLDQKIMHLGFHIYDVGFQSPNVEAARPLVYATALLLVLVIATLNLSAVWIRNHLREKYKALDS, encoded by the coding sequence GTGAAACAGAACTCCCTGAAAGGATGGTTCAAGAGCGGCGCCCCGGGCGTCTGGATCAGCGGGGGCGCGGTGTCCATCGCGGTCATCATGACCATTGGCCTGCTGGCGGTAATTGCCGTGCGTGGCCTGGGCCACTTCTGGCCGGCGGACCTGATCCACGCCAGCTACACCGTACCGGGCATGCCTGCGCACCTGGTGGTGGGCGAAGTCGTGCAGAAAGAAGAAGTGCCTCGCGAGCGCCTGAAAAGCGCCGGCCTGCCGGTGCCGAACGAAGGCCCTGAGTTCATGACCCGTGAACTGGTGAAGGTCGGCAACCGCGACCTAAACGGCACCGACTTCACCTGGATCGTCGGCGACTGGCTGACCAACCAGACGACGCCGCCGGAGCTGATGGCCCTTGAACGACGTGAGTGGGGCAACTTTTACGGTTACCTCGTCAACGTCAAGGAACAAGGCAAGGTCATCGCCGAGGGCGAGTCCGCGTGGCCGCAGTTGCAAGCGCGTATCCAACGCGTCAACGAACTGGCCGACGAGCTCAAGACCCTGGAAAAATCCGACATCGGCGCGATCAACGCCGGCCTCGAGCGCATTCGCCTGCACGGTCGCAAACTGGAGCTGGAGGGCAAGCTCGACGCCACCGCACAAGCCGATCTGGAAAGCGAGCGCGCCGAACTCAACGCCCGCTACAAGGACATCGAAGCGCGCCTGGCCGACCTGCACGCGCAGTTCAATCGCGACAGCCTGACGGCCCGCGATGCCAACGGCAAGGAAGTGGAGATCGAAATCGGCAAAGTGGTGCACGCCTACCAGCCAAATGGCATGGGCACGTTCACCAAGATCGGTTTCTACTTCAGCAAGGTCTGGGAATTCCTCAGCGACGACCCTCGTGAAGCCAACACCGAAGGCGGGATCTTCCCGGCAATTTTCGGCACCGTGATGATGACCCTGATCATGGCGATGATCGTCACTCCGTTCGGCGTGCTGGCGGCGGTGTATCTGCGTGAATATGCCCGCCAGGGGCCGATGACCCGCTTGATCCGCATTGCCGTGAACAACCTGGCGGGTGTTCCGGCCATCGTCTACGGCGTGTTCGGCCTGGGCTTCTTCGTCTACGTGCTGGGCGGCTCGGTTGACCGGCTGTTCTTTCCCGAAGCCTTGCCTGCGCCGACTTTCGGCACCCCCGGCTTGCTCTGGGCGTCCCTGACCCTGGCGCTGCTGGCGGTGCCGGTGGTAATCGTCGCCACCGAGGAAGGCCTGGCGCGAATTCCGCGGACCGTTCGCGAGGGTTCCCTGGCTCTTGGCGCGACCAAGGCCGAGACCCTGTGGAAAATCGTCCTGCCGATGGCGAGCCCGGCGATGATGACCGGCATGATCCTCGCCGTGGCCCGCGCCGCCGGCGAAGTAGCGCCGTTGATGCTGGTGGGCGTGGTGAAACTGGCCCCGTCGCTGCCGCTGGACGGCAACTACCCGTACCTGCACCTGGACCAGAAGATCATGCACCTGGGCTTCCATATCTACGACGTTGGCTTCCAGAGCCCGAATGTTGAAGCGGCGCGACCGCTGGTATACGCCACGGCGCTGTTGCTGGTGCTGGTGATCGCCACCTTGAACCTGTCGGCGGTGTGGATCCGTAATCACCTGCGCGAGAAATACAAAGCGTTGGATAGCTAA
- a CDS encoding ABC transporter permease subunit — MQDAGKPLMIAIEEQNQVAMRISDKGQALFFELDNGAELRRVDLPIPAGASVTSIGEDQPGSPLVAIGLSNGQALVVRHTYKVSYPDGKKTISPAIEYPYGETPIALNEQGAPLEHVSLNATDSTLLLAGSSGAQLYVLSLTSEENMMTGEITSEQTRIELPQMTEPVKNIFVDPRQQWLYVINGRAQADVFSLRDKSLNGRYKLLENAEAQITATAQLVGGISLIFGDSKGGLAQWFMARDPDGEQRLKQIRTFQMGSAPIVEISAEERRKGFVALDAAGKLGVFHSTAHRTLLVDQVVDGEGLFGMSPRANRLIVEQGGKLQPLSLENPHPEVSWSALWSKVWYENYDEPKYVWQSTAANTDFEPKLSLSPLTFGTLKAAFYAMLLAAPLAVAAAIYTAYFMAPGMRRKVKPVIELMEAMPTVILGFFAGLFLAPYVEGHLPGIFSLLMLLPIGILVAGFAFSRLPESIRLRVPDGWESALLIPVILLIGWLSLYMSPYMEAWFFGGDMRMWISHDLGITYDQRNALVVGLAMGFAVIPNIYSIAEDAVFSVPRGLTLGSLALGATPWQTMTRVVILTASPGIFSALMIGMGRAVGETMIVLMATGNTPVMEMNLFEGLRTLAANVAVEMPESEVGGSHYRVLFLSALVLLLFTFVMNTLAELIRQRLRKKYSSL; from the coding sequence ATGCAAGACGCCGGCAAGCCGCTGATGATCGCCATCGAAGAGCAGAACCAAGTCGCCATGCGGATTTCCGACAAGGGCCAAGCGCTGTTTTTCGAGCTCGACAACGGTGCCGAACTGCGTCGCGTCGACCTGCCGATCCCGGCCGGCGCCAGCGTGACGTCCATCGGCGAAGACCAGCCCGGCAGCCCGCTGGTAGCGATCGGTCTTTCCAATGGCCAGGCCCTGGTGGTGCGCCACACTTATAAAGTCAGCTATCCCGACGGCAAGAAAACCATTTCGCCCGCCATCGAATACCCTTACGGCGAGACCCCAATCGCCTTGAACGAGCAGGGCGCGCCTCTTGAGCACGTGAGCCTCAACGCCACCGATTCGACGCTGCTGCTGGCAGGCTCCAGCGGCGCGCAACTGTATGTGCTGTCGCTGACCAGCGAAGAAAACATGATGACCGGTGAAATCACCAGCGAGCAGACACGCATCGAGCTGCCGCAGATGACCGAGCCGGTGAAGAACATTTTCGTCGACCCGCGCCAGCAATGGCTGTATGTGATCAACGGACGTGCTCAAGCCGATGTGTTCAGCCTGCGGGACAAGAGCCTCAACGGTCGCTACAAGCTGCTGGAAAACGCCGAAGCCCAGATCACCGCCACTGCTCAACTGGTGGGCGGTATCTCGCTGATCTTCGGGGACTCCAAAGGTGGCTTGGCCCAGTGGTTCATGGCTCGCGATCCGGACGGCGAACAGCGCCTGAAGCAGATCCGTACCTTCCAGATGGGCTCTGCGCCGATCGTTGAAATCAGCGCCGAAGAGCGTCGCAAAGGCTTCGTCGCCCTCGACGCCGCCGGCAAGCTCGGCGTGTTCCACAGCACCGCCCACCGTACCTTGCTGGTAGACCAGGTGGTCGATGGCGAAGGCCTGTTTGGTATGTCGCCGCGTGCAAACCGGTTGATCGTGGAGCAGGGCGGCAAGCTGCAACCGTTGTCGCTTGAGAACCCGCACCCGGAAGTTTCGTGGAGCGCGTTGTGGAGCAAGGTCTGGTACGAAAACTACGACGAACCCAAGTACGTCTGGCAATCGACCGCCGCCAACACCGACTTCGAACCCAAGCTGAGCCTTTCGCCGCTGACCTTCGGTACCCTGAAGGCCGCTTTCTACGCGATGCTGCTGGCCGCGCCGCTGGCGGTTGCCGCCGCGATCTACACCGCCTACTTCATGGCCCCGGGCATGCGCCGCAAGGTCAAGCCAGTGATCGAGCTGATGGAGGCGATGCCGACGGTGATCCTCGGCTTCTTCGCCGGCCTGTTCCTGGCGCCATACGTTGAAGGGCACCTGCCAGGCATCTTCAGCCTGCTGATGTTGCTGCCGATCGGCATCCTGGTCGCCGGTTTTGCTTTCAGCCGCCTGCCGGAATCCATTCGCCTGCGAGTGCCGGACGGCTGGGAAAGCGCCCTGTTGATCCCGGTGATCCTCCTCATCGGCTGGCTCTCGTTGTACATGAGCCCGTACATGGAAGCCTGGTTCTTCGGCGGCGACATGCGCATGTGGATCTCCCATGACCTGGGCATTACCTACGACCAGCGCAACGCCTTGGTGGTTGGCCTGGCGATGGGCTTCGCCGTGATCCCGAACATCTATTCGATCGCCGAAGACGCCGTGTTCAGCGTGCCACGCGGCCTGACCCTGGGCTCCCTGGCCCTCGGTGCCACGCCCTGGCAGACCATGACGCGCGTGGTGATCCTCACCGCCAGCCCGGGCATTTTCTCGGCACTGATGATCGGCATGGGCCGGGCGGTGGGCGAGACGATGATCGTGCTGATGGCCACCGGCAACACGCCGGTCATGGAAATGAACCTGTTCGAAGGCCTGCGCACCCTGGCGGCCAACGTGGCAGTGGAAATGCCTGAATCGGAAGTCGGCGGCAGCCACTACCGCGTGCTGTTCCTGTCGGCCTTGGTGCTGCTGTTGTTCACCTTCGTCATGAACACCCTCGCCGAGCTGATCCGTCAGCGTCTGCGCAAGAAATATTCGTCGCTTTAA
- a CDS encoding phosphate ABC transporter substrate-binding protein PstS encodes MKLKRLMAAMTVVAAGVATANAVAAVDPAIPSYTKTTGVSGNLSSVGSDTLANLMTLWAENYKKEYPNVNIQIQAAGSSTAPPALTEGTANLGPMSRKMKDNELQAFETKYGYKPTAIPVAVDALAVFVHKDNPIKHLTMAQVDAIFSSTRLCGAKADVKTWGDLGVTGDLANKPVQLFGRNSVSGTYGYFKEEALCKGDYKPNVNEQPGSASVVQSISSSLNGVGYSGIGYKTASVKTVALAKKEGGEFIEDTEENALNGKYPLSRFLYVYVNKAPNKPLAPLEAEFVKLILSKQGQEVVVKDGYIPLPAKVAAKALADLGLQEGGNVAKQ; translated from the coding sequence ATGAAACTGAAGCGTTTGATGGCGGCAATGACTGTCGTCGCTGCTGGCGTTGCGACTGCCAACGCGGTTGCCGCTGTTGACCCTGCGATCCCGAGCTACACCAAGACCACTGGTGTGTCGGGCAACCTGTCCAGCGTCGGCTCCGATACCCTGGCCAACCTGATGACCTTGTGGGCTGAGAACTACAAGAAAGAATACCCGAACGTAAACATCCAGATTCAGGCCGCCGGTTCCTCCACCGCGCCGCCCGCGCTCACCGAAGGCACCGCCAACCTGGGCCCGATGAGCCGCAAGATGAAGGACAACGAACTGCAGGCCTTCGAAACCAAGTACGGCTACAAGCCTACCGCTATCCCGGTTGCCGTGGACGCCCTGGCCGTATTCGTCCATAAGGACAACCCGATCAAGCACCTGACCATGGCTCAAGTCGATGCCATCTTCTCCTCGACTCGCCTGTGCGGCGCCAAGGCTGACGTCAAGACCTGGGGCGACCTGGGCGTGACCGGCGACCTGGCCAACAAGCCAGTCCAGCTGTTCGGCCGTAACTCGGTGTCCGGCACCTACGGCTACTTCAAGGAAGAAGCACTGTGCAAAGGCGACTATAAGCCTAACGTCAACGAACAGCCGGGTTCGGCTTCGGTTGTGCAGTCGATCAGCAGCTCGCTTAACGGCGTCGGCTACTCGGGCATCGGCTACAAGACGGCTAGCGTGAAAACCGTTGCCTTGGCGAAGAAAGAAGGCGGCGAATTCATCGAAGACACCGAAGAAAACGCCCTGAACGGCAAGTACCCGCTGTCGCGCTTCCTCTACGTCTACGTCAACAAGGCCCCGAACAAGCCTCTGGCCCCGCTGGAAGCTGAGTTCGTGAAGCTGATCCTGTCCAAGCAAGGCCAGGAAGTCGTGGTCAAGGACGGTTACATCCCGCTGCCAGCCAAGGTTGCCGCCAAGGCACTGGCTGACCTGGGCCTGCAAGAAGGCGGCAACGTCGCCAAGCAGTAA
- a CDS encoding helix-turn-helix domain-containing protein: MINERIRRARVLRGMSLEALALQLGDITKQALSKYEKGLATPGSARLLKIAKILQISPEYFFRADLVPLAPLEFRKLAKMPKYRQIQIEEQMREHLERYIALEDCFDPATVQTPATPPQMLTVSCIDEAEGAAEQLRNFWGIGSDPISNLTEQMEEHSIKVAMLNGPDDFDGACAATIDGRHVLIALNAERPGERIRFTAAHELGHWVMQLPEDMSERDKENCCHRFAGAFLYPAKGVINDFGSHPRSRVHPRELLIAKRDYGISMQAALRRLKDLHLLSEGGYKSLTIQFSANGWRKNEPEPMPCKPPQRFESLVFWGLAEGLMTKSRAAELLQKPVSVLDPNFLGSLESA; the protein is encoded by the coding sequence ATGATCAATGAACGAATTCGCCGCGCCCGCGTCTTGAGGGGCATGTCGCTTGAAGCCTTGGCGCTTCAACTAGGTGACATTACTAAGCAAGCACTCAGCAAATATGAGAAGGGGTTGGCTACCCCCGGCTCGGCTCGCCTGTTGAAAATCGCGAAAATATTGCAGATCAGTCCTGAATACTTCTTCCGGGCGGATTTGGTCCCGCTTGCTCCGCTGGAATTTCGCAAACTGGCGAAAATGCCCAAATACCGCCAGATACAGATTGAAGAACAGATGCGTGAACATCTTGAGCGCTACATCGCTTTGGAAGATTGCTTCGATCCGGCCACTGTCCAAACACCTGCCACTCCACCACAAATGCTGACAGTTTCCTGCATAGACGAAGCAGAAGGGGCGGCCGAGCAATTGCGAAATTTCTGGGGGATTGGCAGCGACCCCATCTCCAACCTGACCGAGCAAATGGAAGAGCACAGCATCAAGGTCGCGATGCTGAATGGGCCAGACGATTTCGACGGTGCCTGCGCTGCTACCATTGATGGCCGCCATGTCTTAATCGCGCTGAACGCTGAACGTCCCGGTGAGCGAATACGTTTCACCGCCGCCCATGAGCTTGGCCATTGGGTTATGCAATTGCCAGAAGACATGTCCGAGCGGGACAAGGAAAATTGCTGCCACCGTTTCGCTGGGGCATTCCTATATCCAGCAAAAGGCGTCATCAACGATTTTGGTAGCCATCCTCGTTCCCGCGTCCATCCTCGTGAGCTCCTCATTGCCAAGCGTGACTATGGAATTTCTATGCAGGCAGCGCTACGCCGTCTTAAAGATCTTCATCTTTTGAGCGAAGGCGGCTACAAGTCTCTGACCATTCAGTTCAGTGCTAATGGATGGCGTAAAAACGAACCCGAGCCTATGCCATGCAAACCGCCGCAACGCTTCGAATCGTTAGTGTTTTGGGGGCTGGCCGAAGGGCTTATGACCAAATCCCGGGCAGCCGAATTGTTACAAAAACCAGTGAGTGTGCTTGACCCCAATTTTCTGGGCTCACTGGAGAGTGCATGA